The Edaphobacter sp. 12200R-103 genome contains a region encoding:
- the tsaD gene encoding tRNA (adenosine(37)-N6)-threonylcarbamoyltransferase complex transferase subunit TsaD, producing the protein MRVNERDVKQTGLILGIESSCDETAAAVVRAGGDALSNIVASQMNLHANYGGVVPELASREHLRNVVPVVRAAMKQAQVSFDDLDAIAVTEGPGLAGALLVGITYAKALSFGLGKPLIGVNHLEGHIHAVLMEARQSGAASMELPLLALVVSGGHTHLYLANVGEEGAWSYRNVGRTVDDAAGEAYDKVAKLLGLGYPGGPWIDSLAKKGNPDAVAFRFSRIKPRGHREGGPADEVRFDFSFSGIKTAVLRYIETHGMREHVEARRRELAQHPEWGPRSEEAALLCDSETLNLIASFQHAVVGNLLRQTFAAAETFGARGIVVSGGVAANSELRRRFQAEADRRGLPIAFPSVALSTDNAAMIAAAAWPKFVTGKFAPDTLGATPQLRLG; encoded by the coding sequence ATGCGCGTGAATGAGCGGGACGTGAAGCAGACCGGCCTGATCCTGGGGATCGAGAGCTCCTGTGACGAAACGGCAGCAGCGGTCGTCCGCGCCGGAGGCGATGCGTTGTCGAACATCGTCGCCTCGCAGATGAACCTGCATGCCAACTATGGTGGCGTCGTGCCCGAGTTGGCCTCGCGTGAGCATCTCAGGAACGTGGTTCCGGTGGTTCGCGCTGCCATGAAGCAGGCGCAGGTGAGCTTCGACGATCTTGACGCCATCGCTGTCACGGAAGGTCCGGGGTTGGCTGGCGCGCTGCTGGTAGGAATCACCTATGCAAAGGCGCTGAGCTTCGGCCTGGGTAAGCCGCTGATCGGGGTGAACCACCTCGAGGGACACATCCACGCCGTGCTGATGGAGGCTCGCCAGTCCGGGGCAGCCTCCATGGAACTGCCGCTGCTCGCTCTGGTGGTCTCGGGCGGACACACCCATCTGTACCTGGCCAATGTTGGAGAAGAGGGCGCTTGGAGCTACCGCAATGTGGGCCGCACCGTGGATGACGCAGCGGGGGAGGCCTACGACAAGGTCGCCAAGCTGCTGGGCCTGGGTTACCCCGGAGGTCCCTGGATCGATTCACTGGCGAAAAAAGGAAATCCTGACGCTGTCGCTTTCCGTTTCAGCAGGATCAAACCCCGAGGGCACCGGGAGGGAGGCCCGGCAGACGAGGTCCGCTTCGACTTCTCCTTCAGCGGCATCAAGACGGCGGTGCTGCGCTATATCGAGACCCACGGGATGCGTGAGCATGTGGAAGCCCGCCGCAGGGAGCTGGCGCAACACCCTGAGTGGGGGCCGCGATCGGAAGAAGCCGCGTTGTTGTGCGATTCCGAGACGCTGAACCTGATTGCGTCGTTTCAACACGCCGTCGTCGGCAACCTGCTTCGCCAGACCTTCGCTGCCGCCGAGACCTTCGGGGCCAGGGGCATCGTCGTCTCAGGAGGCGTCGCGGCGAACAGTGAACTGCGTCGGCGGTTCCAGGCGGAGGCAGACAGGCGAGGACTGCCCATCGCGTTTCCGTCGGTTGCACTATCCACCGATAACGCCGCGATGATTGCGGCGGCAGCATGGCCAAAGTTTGTTACAGGTAAATTTGCTCCGGACACTCTCGGCGCGACCCCGCAGCTTCGTCTGGGCTGA